A window from Vanessa atalanta chromosome 16, ilVanAtal1.2, whole genome shotgun sequence encodes these proteins:
- the LOC125069944 gene encoding lipopolysaccharide-induced tumor necrosis factor-alpha factor homolog: protein MSPNPSPYVCRSCNQQIITRVERTPSLRTHLFALMLCILGCWPCVCLPYCVDTCNNAEHYCTNCNAYVGSYIG, encoded by the exons ATGAGCCCAAATCCTTCGCCATACGTATGTAGATCATGTAACCAACAAATAATAACCAGGGTTGAAAGAACTCCATCTTTGAGAACACATTTGTTTGCGCTGATGTTGTGTATTCTTGG TTGCTGGCCGTGTGTGTGTCTTCCTTACTGCGTGGACACTTGCAATAACGCTGAACACTATTGTACGAATTGCAATGCGTACGTTGGATCGTATATCGGATAA